One part of the Chryseobacterium mulctrae genome encodes these proteins:
- a CDS encoding Atu1372/SO_1960 family protein: MKTLNRFLAVFILTIISNAMMAQNNKAKVLVLIHSDNGGTYELAKQISKGIEANGNVQSIIKQVKSSTYTSLKDIPVASVEELSSYDGIAFGSPVYFGNISTGMSDFLSKTVNLWTNHALEGMPATVFMSAGSGAGNELAVQAFWNSLSVHGMVLVSNGIRGVEKIDKNIPQGNTVLGVTSLASIKNVERPSSGEKEIAFEQGKNFAKVVFALKGTFNKNSEIKISQNKSIEKVLAEKNIVLPNVPKPAGNYQPFVRSGNLVFINQVALKDGKILFPGKLGVSVDENQVKEATKQTMLNVLAVLKDAVNGDLDKVKKVVQLTGIFNTKDDYTKHADLMNVASDLAVDVFGDKGKHARATFGASSVPVNSSVEIQAIFEVD, encoded by the coding sequence ATGAAAACACTCAATAGATTTTTAGCAGTTTTTATTTTAACAATAATTTCAAATGCAATGATGGCTCAAAATAACAAAGCAAAAGTATTAGTGCTGATTCATTCTGACAATGGCGGAACTTACGAATTGGCAAAGCAAATCTCTAAAGGAATTGAAGCTAATGGAAATGTTCAGAGCATAATTAAACAGGTAAAATCATCCACTTATACAAGTTTAAAAGATATTCCGGTTGCTTCTGTGGAGGAATTAAGTTCATACGACGGAATTGCTTTTGGTTCACCCGTTTATTTTGGAAATATCAGTACAGGAATGAGTGACTTTCTTTCTAAAACAGTGAATTTGTGGACCAATCACGCATTGGAAGGAATGCCTGCAACAGTTTTTATGTCAGCTGGAAGTGGAGCAGGGAATGAATTGGCAGTTCAGGCTTTTTGGAACAGTCTTTCCGTTCACGGGATGGTTTTAGTGTCAAACGGCATTCGAGGTGTTGAGAAAATTGATAAAAATATTCCTCAAGGAAATACTGTTTTGGGGGTAACAAGTCTTGCATCTATTAAAAATGTGGAGAGACCAAGCTCCGGTGAAAAGGAGATCGCTTTTGAACAAGGGAAAAACTTTGCAAAAGTTGTATTTGCCTTGAAAGGAACTTTTAACAAAAATTCTGAAATTAAAATTTCACAAAACAAAAGCATAGAAAAGGTTTTAGCCGAGAAAAATATTGTTCTTCCCAATGTTCCGAAACCTGCCGGAAATTATCAGCCTTTTGTAAGATCAGGAAATCTGGTTTTCATCAATCAGGTTGCTCTGAAAGACGGAAAAATTTTATTTCCAGGAAAATTGGGGGTGTCTGTAGATGAAAATCAGGTAAAAGAAGCGACTAAACAGACGATGCTGAATGTTTTAGCAGTTTTAAAAGATGCAGTAAACGGAGATTTAGACAAGGTAAAAAAAGTGGTGCAGCTTACCGGAATTTTCAACACGAAAGATGATTATACAAAGCACGCTGATTTGATGAATGTTGCTTCAGATCTTGCGGTAGACGTTTTTGGTGATAAAGGAAAACACGCAAGAGCTACATTTGGTGCTTCTTCTGTTCCAGTAAATTCTTCTGTAGAAATTCAGGCGATTTTTGAAGTAGATTAG
- a CDS encoding COG1470 family protein, with translation MPFLSRRFLFTLFIVLFSSIYLNAQKPESNVTMEIEQGSSPSRSKLLNLVVVIQNLNSNNFSGKLQFVCPKGFKIISGEEPIIELKPNEKKYLPVRVIIESDAKAGSSPIKVRLLDQLGILIAERIKEHVIEINNNLSLTVLNAPIYRSSSQEPISVKVRVSNSGNISQDITLVCKIPDPENGNQFLEQQAVINVKKDSTFTFTYQPSKGLSRLSNFSISVSGFRNPDKEIFNSATVFVQNISSVQKYQDPQFNNFAEETKNQITASYRKVGDNIDMYQLIGSGGFNLPTGFLFMRGNIALLESQPQPLVTNTNIVLQQGKDQYTIGSVNKLLEMTLVGRGVEYSHTFGKDKKLEVGFIDQNFNLIEKNSFLKNGYGFFTKGTLNADNSSRNISAAYIYRYDPFEKSKHSILGTEANYAFDKVWSMNAKVNAGLSSYETQDLTKPSFSAESNYIGAIKDYNLSGNYFFSSGYYPGNRRGSIQLQQNISKNYKNYNFFGNAIFSNFSPKYYFLDRPQVSENTRIELGTKFPRVKNFSFGLFYQFQNENSNSYNNFFGAWEDSELRDLTAHRIVEQISWSDYKTRQSAVFAFETGIVKYPLSDDQKFQMKLNGNYSFKNFNINAIYQSGSYYLSEYAFSHLASEDNDYKRLTVSLFYNNSFIKDKFNLSTGLSYVDDIIYGKSPSAFVNAKYNSKNFGIFLNSSWYNYSVGVLANNILTFELGLTLNLRNAVLSPDKKGKIQVLAFYDENNNNIFDLGEKTANDYIVNINNVALKTTADGTATYKNVPFGKYRLKQFTQQGWYYDEYDFNVDSYLFPLNIPLHQNGTLQGKISFDYNSRVAVDFEHRASSVAFQIIKQNNVIQRIGSDDEGKFNSFLPTGNYTIIIDESTLPANTYCETKSFDINIKAGEIVVVPDFVIKVREKKINKKTFSN, from the coding sequence ATGCCTTTTTTAAGCAGAAGATTTTTGTTCACCCTTTTTATCGTTTTATTCAGTAGCATTTATTTAAATGCACAAAAACCTGAATCGAATGTGACGATGGAAATAGAACAAGGAAGTTCGCCATCACGTTCCAAACTTTTAAATCTTGTTGTAGTTATTCAAAATTTAAATTCTAATAATTTCAGCGGAAAACTGCAATTTGTATGTCCGAAAGGATTTAAAATTATCTCTGGTGAAGAGCCAATAATAGAACTTAAACCCAACGAAAAAAAATATTTACCTGTAAGAGTTATTATAGAATCTGATGCTAAAGCAGGATCTTCACCTATAAAAGTCCGATTACTCGATCAGCTTGGAATTTTGATTGCAGAAAGGATAAAAGAACATGTTATTGAGATTAATAATAACCTCAGTTTAACAGTCTTAAACGCTCCTATTTACAGATCTTCCAGCCAAGAACCGATATCGGTTAAAGTGAGAGTAAGCAACTCGGGAAATATTTCTCAGGATATTACCCTAGTCTGCAAAATTCCTGATCCTGAAAATGGAAATCAGTTTTTGGAACAGCAAGCTGTAATCAATGTAAAAAAAGATTCTACTTTCACATTTACTTATCAGCCTTCAAAAGGATTATCCAGATTATCAAATTTTTCAATAAGTGTGTCTGGTTTTAGAAATCCTGACAAAGAAATATTTAATTCAGCTACTGTTTTTGTGCAGAATATTTCCAGTGTTCAGAAATATCAGGATCCGCAGTTCAATAATTTTGCCGAAGAAACAAAAAATCAGATTACAGCTTCTTACAGAAAGGTTGGAGATAATATCGACATGTATCAGCTAATTGGTTCTGGTGGTTTCAATTTGCCTACTGGGTTTCTTTTTATGAGAGGAAATATTGCGCTTCTCGAAAGTCAGCCACAACCTTTGGTAACCAATACGAATATTGTTCTTCAACAAGGTAAGGATCAATATACCATTGGAAGCGTTAATAAGCTTTTAGAAATGACTTTGGTAGGAAGAGGTGTAGAATACAGCCATACTTTCGGAAAAGACAAAAAATTGGAGGTCGGGTTTATTGATCAGAACTTTAATCTTATTGAAAAAAACAGCTTTTTAAAAAACGGTTACGGTTTCTTTACCAAAGGAACACTTAACGCCGACAACAGTTCAAGAAATATTTCGGCAGCATATATTTACCGTTACGATCCTTTTGAAAAAAGTAAGCACAGTATTTTGGGAACAGAAGCCAATTATGCTTTTGATAAAGTATGGAGCATGAATGCAAAGGTAAATGCAGGTTTAAGTTCTTACGAAACTCAGGATCTTACAAAACCTTCCTTTTCTGCTGAATCTAATTATATTGGAGCTATTAAAGATTATAATCTTAGCGGAAACTACTTTTTCAGTTCAGGATATTACCCTGGAAATAGACGTGGAAGTATACAGTTGCAGCAGAATATTTCAAAGAATTACAAAAATTACAACTTTTTCGGTAACGCTATATTCTCTAATTTTTCGCCAAAATATTACTTTTTGGACCGACCACAGGTTTCTGAAAACACAAGAATTGAGTTGGGAACTAAATTTCCGAGAGTAAAAAACTTTAGTTTTGGGCTTTTTTATCAGTTTCAGAATGAAAACTCAAACAGCTACAACAATTTCTTTGGAGCTTGGGAAGATAGTGAATTGCGCGATCTTACAGCACATAGAATTGTAGAACAAATTTCATGGTCAGATTACAAAACAAGACAATCTGCAGTGTTTGCATTTGAAACAGGAATTGTAAAATATCCGCTTTCTGACGATCAGAAATTCCAAATGAAACTGAATGGAAATTACAGTTTTAAAAACTTCAATATCAATGCGATTTACCAATCCGGAAGTTATTACTTGTCTGAATATGCATTCTCTCATTTAGCATCAGAAGACAATGATTATAAAAGACTTACAGTTTCGCTTTTCTATAACAATAGCTTCATCAAAGACAAATTCAACCTGAGTACAGGATTATCTTATGTAGATGATATTATCTATGGAAAATCGCCTTCTGCATTTGTAAATGCAAAGTATAACAGTAAAAATTTCGGTATATTTCTGAACTCTTCATGGTACAATTATTCGGTAGGAGTTTTGGCTAATAATATTCTGACATTTGAACTTGGTTTAACTTTAAACTTAAGAAATGCTGTATTAAGTCCCGACAAAAAAGGGAAAATTCAGGTGCTTGCTTTTTATGATGAAAACAACAACAACATTTTTGATTTAGGAGAGAAAACCGCAAACGATTATATTGTCAACATCAATAATGTAGCTCTTAAAACTACAGCAGACGGAACAGCAACTTACAAAAATGTACCTTTCGGAAAATACAGACTGAAACAGTTTACTCAGCAAGGTTGGTATTATGATGAGTATGATTTTAATGTAGATTCTTATTTGTTTCCTTTAAATATTCCGCTTCATCAGAACGGAACACTTCAGGGTAAAATATCTTTTGATTATAACTCAAGAGTAGCAGTTGATTTCGAGCACAGAGCATCTTCAGTGGCATTTCAAATCATTAAGCAAAACAATGTTATCCAAAGAATCGGAAGTGACGACGAAGGAAAATTCAACTCATTTTTACCAACAGGTAACTATACAATTATCATTGATGAATCTACGCTTCCCGCCAATACATATTGCGAAACAAAAAGCTTTGATATTAATATAAAAGCTGGAGAAATTGTGGTTGTTCCTGACTTCGTTATTAAAGTAAGAGAGAAAAAAATAAATAAAAAAACTTTCAGTAATTAA
- a CDS encoding fimbrial biogenesis chaperone codes for MNKITLLFLFLIIQISAQTGISVSPPRVYFESAAGSSSTQKITVTNVSAENTLDLAVSLGDWDYDEKGENNMYAAGTLKNSCASWINIKKNDNYFSLAPGERKELEVTLTSPTINQDKLSAHTAVLFVSQMNPVDDVDKKGVKIKVSIRSGIKIFHRTPEVVKRKIEIKDLKFDSSKKLLNITFENQSDIWTDGKIITDIINTSTGKKIAIEPIVFYTLPRNIRKISIPVEDLKDKGSYNVSVMIDYGDNETLEMGELNFNYE; via the coding sequence ATGAATAAAATCACCTTACTTTTCTTATTTCTGATCATACAAATCAGTGCACAGACAGGTATTTCGGTTTCTCCACCGAGAGTATATTTTGAGTCTGCAGCAGGATCTAGTAGCACGCAAAAAATAACGGTTACCAATGTGAGTGCAGAAAATACGTTAGACCTTGCAGTAAGTTTGGGAGATTGGGATTATGATGAAAAAGGTGAAAATAATATGTATGCAGCCGGTACATTGAAAAACTCTTGTGCAAGCTGGATCAATATTAAGAAAAACGATAATTACTTCAGCCTGGCTCCCGGAGAAAGAAAAGAACTGGAAGTAACCCTTACTTCACCTACAATAAATCAGGATAAACTTTCTGCGCATACTGCTGTATTATTTGTTAGCCAAATGAATCCTGTAGATGATGTAGACAAAAAAGGAGTAAAAATTAAAGTAAGTATTCGTTCTGGAATAAAAATATTCCATAGAACACCAGAAGTAGTAAAAAGAAAGATTGAAATTAAGGATTTGAAATTTGACAGCTCGAAAAAGCTTTTGAATATCACCTTTGAAAATCAATCAGATATTTGGACAGATGGAAAAATCATCACAGATATCATTAATACAAGTACTGGTAAAAAAATTGCCATAGAGCCTATTGTTTTTTATACATTACCCAGAAACATTAGAAAAATAAGCATTCCTGTAGAGGATTTAAAAGATAAAGGCTCATATAACGTGTCGGTTATGATTGACTATGGAGATAACGAGACATTAGAAATGGGAGAACTAAATTTTAATTATGAGTAA
- a CDS encoding histone H1 — MKELIEKINAEFEAFTTEANQQVEKGNKAAGTRARKSALELSKLFKDFRKVSVEESKK; from the coding sequence ATGAAAGAACTTATCGAAAAAATCAACGCAGAATTTGAAGCGTTCACAACTGAAGCTAACCAACAAGTTGAAAAAGGAAACAAAGCAGCTGGAACTAGAGCTCGTAAATCAGCTCTTGAACTAAGCAAATTGTTCAAAGACTTCAGAAAAGTTTCTGTTGAAGAATCAAAAAAATAA
- a CDS encoding helix-turn-helix domain-containing protein, whose translation MYQVSDELKKNGFSINLVSDIIERNNFSRKFNTLEYFAIYLVTEDLNITIENKPYNIPAGNSVFIGPQKKVEFGNALGKEIYAIIFSKEFFDKTSKDSIYLNSNIFFNSKSHIFIAPYFGNNEYNKVILIERLKRFSVIDKVNIYFAAAHNAIESLILDAHLHIDHKNEPKEHIESISLVNRFTVILQRDYKTEKKVSHYADELRVSSRKLTEMTEFVYGKSAKQMIIEKVRFECEKAIKFSNKTLSEIAFDLGFKDEGNFTNFIKKHSGKKPSDMREMIR comes from the coding sequence ATGTATCAGGTATCCGATGAATTAAAAAAAAACGGCTTCAGCATTAATCTTGTTTCTGACATAATAGAACGCAATAATTTTTCAAGAAAATTTAATACTTTAGAATATTTTGCAATTTATTTGGTTACCGAAGATCTCAATATTACTATTGAAAACAAACCCTATAATATACCTGCTGGAAATTCTGTTTTCATTGGACCTCAAAAGAAGGTAGAATTTGGTAATGCACTAGGTAAAGAAATTTATGCTATTATTTTTTCTAAAGAGTTTTTCGACAAAACATCGAAAGACAGTATATATTTAAATTCAAATATTTTTTTTAACAGCAAATCGCACATTTTTATAGCACCCTATTTTGGTAATAATGAGTACAACAAAGTTATTTTGATAGAAAGACTTAAAAGATTTTCTGTTATTGACAAAGTAAATATCTATTTTGCTGCTGCACATAACGCTATAGAAAGTTTAATTCTTGATGCCCATTTGCATATTGATCATAAAAATGAGCCAAAAGAGCACATAGAATCTATAAGTTTAGTTAACCGATTTACTGTAATTCTTCAAAGAGACTATAAAACTGAAAAAAAGGTTTCTCACTACGCGGACGAACTAAGAGTTTCTAGTAGGAAGCTAACCGAAATGACAGAATTTGTTTATGGTAAATCTGCCAAACAGATGATTATTGAAAAAGTAAGATTCGAATGTGAGAAAGCAATTAAATTTTCAAATAAAACTCTATCAGAAATTGCATTTGATTTAGGATTTAAAGATGAAGGCAATTTCACTAATTTCATAAAAAAACACAGCGGAAAAAAGCCATCTGATATGAGAGAAATGATTCGCTAA
- a CDS encoding AraC family transcriptional regulator, giving the protein MQNAKSKCSLIENENGFLDDSIEKEAYIWYEENWQHDDDEHLHQRAQLTFVKEGYQYFHIDNKVYLVPQNHVIWIPSLQKHKITSEAETVKLMVSLFKNIPENQFYKTTHVFPAPPILKEMIFYAKKWNKETAENHEQEAFMNALLISLPNFCKENTALQIPLPSDLRLLEVCQFINLNFQNDYSIEELAETANLSVRSLQRIFKQETGISIKKYAQLIKILKSIELINSNQFTLSEIAYKVGYKSLSAFTSSYQAIMNTKPKVSKNI; this is encoded by the coding sequence ATGCAAAACGCCAAGTCAAAATGTAGTCTTATTGAAAATGAAAACGGATTTCTGGATGATTCCATTGAGAAAGAAGCTTACATTTGGTACGAAGAAAATTGGCAACATGACGATGACGAGCATCTTCATCAGCGAGCACAACTTACTTTTGTGAAAGAAGGTTACCAATATTTTCACATTGACAATAAAGTTTATCTTGTTCCGCAAAATCATGTCATCTGGATTCCGTCATTGCAAAAACATAAAATAACTTCAGAAGCAGAAACTGTAAAATTGATGGTAAGTTTATTTAAAAATATCCCGGAAAACCAATTTTATAAGACAACACATGTTTTCCCTGCACCTCCCATTTTAAAAGAAATGATTTTTTATGCTAAAAAATGGAATAAAGAAACAGCTGAAAACCATGAACAGGAAGCTTTTATGAATGCATTATTGATTAGCCTTCCAAATTTTTGCAAAGAAAATACGGCGTTACAAATTCCGTTACCTTCGGATTTGAGATTGCTTGAAGTCTGCCAATTTATTAATTTAAATTTCCAAAACGATTATAGCATCGAAGAATTAGCAGAAACTGCAAATCTTTCTGTAAGAAGTCTTCAGCGTATTTTCAAACAGGAAACCGGAATAAGTATTAAGAAATATGCACAACTGATTAAAATTTTGAAAAGTATAGAATTGATTAACTCCAATCAGTTTACATTAAGCGAAATTGCTTATAAAGTGGGATACAAAAGTCTTTCAGCATTTACATCATCTTATCAGGCGATAATGAATACGAAACCAAAAGTAAGTAAGAATATTTAA
- a CDS encoding 3-oxoacyl-ACP synthase III family protein has product MKSKIIGVGNYIPSETITNLFFDKHIFLNEQGENLKEENSVITSKLKKITGIEERRYASNDQVTSDLGFIAAKNAIENSKIDPETLDYIIFAHNFGDIKSGTIQSDAVPSLASRVKHLLQIKNNFCVGYDLLFGCPGWIEGVIQANAFIKSGIAKRCLVIGAETLSRVTDPHDRDSMIYADGAGAVILEANEDDDDSGIKSHVSASFTLKEKDFLNFGKSYNNDNCQDTRYIKMDGRKIYEFALINVPEAMKKCLDQSGYSIDQLDKIIIHQANEKMDEAIVNRFYQLYDTPPPADIMPMVISKLGNSSVATIPSLLTMILNNELPSHTIKKDDIVLFASVGAGMNINAFVYKF; this is encoded by the coding sequence ATGAAAAGTAAAATAATAGGTGTAGGAAACTACATACCATCAGAAACCATTACCAATCTGTTTTTCGATAAGCATATTTTCCTTAATGAACAGGGCGAAAATTTAAAGGAAGAAAATTCCGTAATTACCAGTAAATTAAAAAAAATTACGGGTATTGAGGAAAGAAGATATGCAAGCAATGATCAGGTAACTTCTGATTTAGGATTTATTGCGGCTAAGAATGCAATAGAAAACTCAAAAATCGATCCTGAAACTTTAGATTATATTATTTTCGCTCATAATTTTGGCGATATAAAATCTGGTACCATACAGTCAGATGCTGTACCTAGTCTTGCTTCTAGAGTAAAACATTTATTGCAGATCAAAAATAATTTCTGTGTTGGTTACGATTTATTGTTTGGATGTCCGGGGTGGATTGAAGGAGTCATTCAGGCTAATGCATTTATCAAATCTGGTATAGCTAAAAGATGTCTAGTTATTGGAGCAGAAACACTTTCTCGTGTTACAGATCCTCATGACAGAGACAGCATGATCTATGCAGACGGAGCAGGAGCGGTAATTTTGGAAGCCAATGAAGATGATGACGATTCTGGAATAAAATCTCATGTATCAGCTTCTTTCACACTAAAAGAGAAAGATTTTCTGAATTTCGGTAAATCTTACAACAACGATAATTGTCAGGATACTCGATACATCAAAATGGATGGCAGAAAAATCTACGAATTTGCCCTCATTAATGTTCCGGAAGCAATGAAGAAATGTCTCGATCAAAGTGGTTATTCAATAGATCAGCTAGATAAAATAATTATTCATCAGGCAAACGAAAAGATGGATGAGGCAATTGTCAACCGATTTTATCAGTTATACGACACTCCTCCTCCAGCAGATATTATGCCGATGGTAATCAGTAAGCTCGGAAACAGTAGTGTTGCAACAATACCTTCACTATTAACTATGATTTTAAATAACGAGTTGCCTTCACATACCATCAAAAAAGATGACATCGTTTTATTTGCATCGGTGGGTGCAGGAATGAATATTAACGCATTTGTTTATAAGTTTTAA
- a CDS encoding glycoside hydrolase family 28 protein: MKKYVLFLFVLLLSVQTSAQYKPWTSAKQPLKEIKALKKQIKKPEFRKVDYVITDFGAIGDGKIKNTEAFKKAIEKCSAEGGGRVIVPNGIFLTGAIYLESNVNLHLSDGSTILFSQDSNDYPIVFTRWEGMECMNYSSLIYAYEEENIAVTGKGTLDGNSDLDNWWFWCGATKYGYNESRPGRQNPARAKLHEYMAQRKPARERIFGDGYYLRPNFVQPYKSKNFYMADVLVKNSPMWNLNPVLCENVLIERVKVISHGPNNDGFDPEACKNVWIKDSYFDTGDDCIAIKSGRDEDGRDIGRPAENHIIENCEMKDGHGGVVIGSEIAGGAKNIYAIGNVMDSKNLDRALRIKTSSSRGGIIENVFFYNTKVGAYKEAAVRFNMHYEKPGNHIPTIRNIWVENLTVDKGGKYAVFSDAYESSPVTDFTMINAKMVGVQIPYKVDYMKNVTLKNVTVNGQPLTELKP; this comes from the coding sequence ATGAAAAAATATGTTTTATTCCTTTTTGTACTCCTATTATCGGTTCAAACATCAGCTCAGTATAAACCTTGGACTTCTGCAAAACAGCCTTTAAAAGAAATCAAAGCTTTAAAAAAGCAGATCAAAAAACCGGAATTCAGAAAAGTTGATTACGTGATTACCGATTTCGGAGCAATTGGCGATGGAAAAATAAAAAATACAGAGGCTTTCAAAAAAGCAATTGAGAAATGTAGTGCAGAAGGTGGCGGAAGAGTTATAGTTCCAAACGGAATTTTCCTAACAGGTGCAATTTATTTAGAATCTAATGTCAATTTGCATTTAAGTGACGGTTCTACGATTTTATTCAGTCAGGACAGTAACGACTACCCTATCGTTTTCACGCGTTGGGAAGGTATGGAATGTATGAATTATTCATCTTTAATTTACGCTTACGAAGAAGAAAATATTGCGGTTACCGGAAAAGGAACTTTAGATGGAAATTCAGATTTGGATAATTGGTGGTTTTGGTGCGGTGCCACAAAATATGGCTACAACGAATCTCGTCCGGGAAGACAAAATCCTGCCCGTGCAAAACTTCACGAATATATGGCTCAGAGAAAACCTGCAAGAGAAAGGATTTTCGGGGACGGTTATTATTTAAGACCAAACTTTGTTCAGCCTTACAAGTCTAAAAACTTCTATATGGCGGATGTTTTGGTAAAAAACTCTCCAATGTGGAATCTGAATCCTGTTTTGTGTGAAAATGTTTTAATTGAAAGAGTAAAAGTGATCAGTCATGGCCCAAACAATGACGGTTTTGACCCTGAAGCCTGTAAAAATGTATGGATCAAAGATTCTTATTTCGACACAGGAGACGATTGTATTGCCATCAAATCAGGAAGAGACGAAGATGGAAGAGATATCGGAAGACCTGCTGAAAATCACATCATCGAAAACTGCGAAATGAAAGACGGTCACGGCGGTGTCGTTATCGGAAGTGAAATTGCAGGTGGCGCAAAAAATATTTATGCTATCGGAAATGTAATGGACAGCAAAAATCTTGATCGCGCTTTAAGAATTAAAACCAGCTCAAGCCGTGGCGGAATCATCGAAAACGTATTTTTCTACAATACAAAAGTGGGTGCTTACAAAGAAGCAGCTGTTCGTTTCAATATGCATTATGAAAAACCGGGAAATCATATTCCTACCATCAGAAATATCTGGGTTGAAAATTTAACTGTTGATAAAGGCGGGAAATACGCCGTATTTTCTGATGCTTACGAATCTTCTCCTGTAACAGATTTCACAATGATCAATGCTAAAATGGTTGGCGTTCAGATTCCTTACAAAGTTGATTATATGAAAAACGTGACATTGAAAAATGTAACCGTTAACGGACAACCTTTAACCGAGCTAAAACCATAA